From the genome of Phytohabitans rumicis, one region includes:
- a CDS encoding serine hydrolase domain-containing protein, translating into MRTQSPATTETGARVYGVHQRSVIRGKVLRPVAVTALAAALLTAAATPGIASADSSVTVPKAAAVQDRPELQKAIQEFVDAGFAGMQLRVHDQRGEWAGSAGVRTLGQSAKPPTNGRFWAGSVTKTFTATLVLQLVAEGKIALDAPVAGYLPALGLDRRITVRMMLQHTSGLFNYTGEDYDDGTVVPGIPATGDEWLENRFHSYRPEELVRLALSKPARFEPGADQSYSNTNYTLALLLIEKVTGRSYAQEMQRRILRPLGLKGTVVPGNRTQLPGPHAHGYYRYQEAGQQKVVDISRQNLSLLAGAGDLISTTQDLHTFISALNSGKLLPAPLLAEMRKPYGKYNYGFGLFVQDLGPNCGTVYQHNGSPRTATGR; encoded by the coding sequence ATGAGAACCCAATCCCCCGCGACCACGGAGACCGGGGCGCGCGTTTACGGCGTGCATCAGCGTTCGGTCATCCGCGGCAAGGTCTTGCGGCCGGTGGCGGTCACGGCGCTGGCCGCCGCGCTCCTGACCGCGGCGGCCACACCCGGGATCGCCAGTGCGGACAGCAGCGTGACCGTGCCGAAGGCCGCTGCCGTGCAGGATCGCCCAGAGCTGCAGAAGGCCATCCAGGAGTTCGTCGATGCCGGCTTTGCCGGGATGCAGCTGCGCGTGCACGATCAGCGGGGCGAGTGGGCTGGCAGCGCCGGTGTGCGCACGCTGGGCCAGAGCGCCAAGCCGCCGACGAACGGGCGGTTCTGGGCGGGCAGCGTCACCAAGACCTTCACCGCGACCCTGGTGCTGCAACTGGTGGCGGAGGGCAAAATCGCGCTGGACGCCCCGGTGGCTGGCTACCTGCCCGCGCTCGGGCTGGACCGGCGGATCACAGTGCGGATGATGCTGCAGCACACCAGCGGGTTGTTCAACTACACCGGCGAGGACTACGACGACGGGACGGTCGTGCCGGGGATCCCGGCCACCGGCGACGAGTGGCTGGAAAACAGGTTCCACAGCTACCGGCCAGAAGAGCTGGTACGGCTGGCGTTGTCCAAGCCGGCACGGTTTGAGCCGGGCGCGGACCAGAGCTACTCCAACACCAACTACACGCTGGCCCTGCTGCTGATCGAGAAGGTCACCGGCCGCTCGTACGCCCAGGAGATGCAGCGGCGGATCCTGCGGCCGCTCGGCCTGAAGGGCACCGTCGTGCCGGGCAACCGGACGCAACTGCCCGGGCCGCACGCCCACGGCTACTACCGCTACCAGGAGGCCGGCCAGCAGAAGGTAGTCGACATCTCCCGCCAGAACCTCTCCCTCCTGGCCGGCGCCGGTGACCTGATCTCGACCACCCAGGACCTTCACACGTTCATCTCCGCGCTGAATAGCGGCAAGCTCCTGCCGGCCCCGCTGCTGGCCGAGATGCGCAAACCGTACGGGAAGTACAACTACGGATTCGGCCTGTTCGTGCAAGATCTGGGCCCGAACTGCGGCACCGTCTACCAGCACAACGGCAGCCCCCGCACGGCTACGGGGCGCTGA
- a CDS encoding cellulose binding domain-containing protein, translating into MRTLHSIRPRLSAAVVATVVALAGMVAFAGATATPAYAASGCRVEYRTTWATGTQFGTSILFTNTGDALNGWELQFAFPGDQRVTAGWPVTWSQALGSNEVTAASNAPWSDNLATGASITLGFYGTHGGTNTDPTVFTVNGTTCLSVPAANQPPAISITSPQSGQLIQAPAPVQLAATAIDDHGVARVEFRVDGTLVLADTTAPYAGVLTGFPAGDHVLEATAIDNGEPPLRTSARVPFHVAAPTGALVVTPTSLVVPDGGQSFFVVQMTAPPPSAVIVFLTRTGDPGITCIPTTIVLTPTNWSTGVVITCTATVGPPATTVYTLSATGYSSVSTILTRP; encoded by the coding sequence ATGCGCACACTTCATTCGATTCGTCCGCGTCTGTCGGCCGCGGTGGTCGCGACGGTGGTCGCCCTGGCCGGGATGGTCGCGTTCGCGGGCGCGACCGCCACGCCCGCCTATGCGGCGTCGGGCTGCCGGGTCGAGTACCGCACGACCTGGGCGACCGGTACGCAGTTCGGGACGAGCATCCTGTTCACGAACACCGGCGACGCGCTCAACGGCTGGGAGCTGCAGTTCGCCTTCCCGGGCGATCAACGGGTCACCGCCGGCTGGCCAGTGACCTGGAGCCAGGCGCTCGGCAGCAACGAAGTGACGGCCGCGAGTAACGCGCCCTGGAGCGACAATCTGGCCACCGGGGCCAGCATCACACTCGGCTTCTACGGCACCCACGGCGGCACGAACACCGATCCGACCGTGTTCACCGTCAACGGAACGACCTGCCTCAGCGTCCCCGCGGCCAACCAGCCGCCGGCGATCAGCATTACGAGCCCGCAGTCCGGCCAGCTCATCCAGGCGCCGGCCCCGGTGCAGTTGGCCGCGACCGCGATCGACGACCACGGCGTGGCCCGGGTTGAGTTCCGGGTGGACGGCACCCTCGTGCTGGCCGACACCACCGCGCCCTATGCGGGGGTCCTCACCGGGTTCCCGGCCGGCGACCACGTCCTGGAGGCCACAGCGATCGACAACGGCGAGCCACCGCTGCGGACGTCGGCCCGGGTCCCGTTCCATGTGGCCGCCCCGACCGGAGCCCTCGTCGTCACTCCGACATCGCTGGTGGTTCCCGATGGTGGCCAATCGTTCTTCGTGGTCCAGATGACCGCACCGCCCCCGAGCGCCGTCATCGTCTTCCTGACCCGGACCGGGGACCCTGGCATTACCTGCATACCGACCACGATCGTGCTCACCCCGACCAACTGGTCGACCGGGGTTGTCATCACGTGCACGGCCACGGTCGGACCGCCAGCCACCACGGTGTACACCCTCAGCGCGACGGGCTACAGCTCGGTGTCCACCATCCTCACCCGACCATAA
- a CDS encoding S1 family peptidase has translation MAQRLWDSRLAEVWAWPGRAGSGVAIGARGVLTAHHVVAQASREPRPGGVLVRLIRRGEPAPRWVNARVLAADSAWDLAILEVEPDADDAPGWAAPPSAEPGWWPWEAR, from the coding sequence GTGGCTCAGCGCTTGTGGGACAGCCGGCTCGCGGAGGTCTGGGCCTGGCCCGGCCGGGCAGGCTCCGGCGTGGCGATCGGCGCGCGCGGGGTCCTGACCGCGCACCACGTGGTGGCCCAAGCGTCGCGGGAGCCGCGTCCCGGGGGCGTCCTGGTTCGCTTGATCCGGCGCGGTGAACCGGCGCCCCGATGGGTGAACGCCCGGGTCTTGGCCGCCGATTCCGCCTGGGACCTGGCCATTCTTGAAGTCGAGCCGGACGCGGACGACGCGCCCGGCTGGGCGGCGCCGCCCTCGGCCGAGCCCGGGTGGTGGCCGTGGGAAGCACGGTAG
- a CDS encoding tetratricopeptide repeat protein: MHDHAHQAARRTGDPNGQARALTNLGAIDLQMGRYRQATVHLREALRLFRRGGDRVGASPAGRARPATGHARTRQRQARDHIGEARALNGLGIVDRRLGRYRQATNHFHQALTVYRRASDRTGDAWVSTNLGDLDLELGRYRLAADHFQRALDLFRQTSNRSGQAWALDGLGRVHTHIGQPSQATKHYQRALTVFRTTGERDGEVSVLNGKGEAAHAAGRPTDAVTHHAAALSIATHTGEGDQQARAHTGLGHAHRTLANSARARQYYQQALTLYTNLGMPQANQIRTHLATVDDNSTNNS, translated from the coding sequence ATCCACGACCACGCCCACCAGGCCGCTCGCCGTACCGGCGACCCGAACGGACAGGCCCGCGCACTGACCAACCTCGGCGCCATCGACCTGCAAATGGGCCGGTACCGACAGGCCACCGTGCATCTGCGAGAAGCCCTGCGTCTGTTCCGGCGTGGCGGCGACCGCGTCGGCGCATCGCCAGCGGGTCGCGCCCGGCCGGCCACCGGCCACGCCCGGACCCGACAGCGACAGGCCCGCGACCACATTGGTGAAGCACGTGCCCTCAACGGCCTCGGCATCGTCGACCGGCGGCTGGGGCGCTATCGGCAAGCCACCAACCACTTCCACCAGGCCCTGACCGTATACCGACGGGCCAGCGACCGAACCGGCGATGCCTGGGTGTCAACCAACCTCGGCGACCTCGACCTGGAACTGGGCCGCTACCGTCTGGCCGCCGACCACTTCCAGCGAGCCCTGGACCTGTTCCGCCAGACCAGCAACCGCAGCGGGCAAGCCTGGGCGCTGGACGGTCTCGGCCGGGTCCACACCCACATCGGCCAGCCCAGTCAAGCCACCAAGCACTACCAGCGGGCACTGACAGTCTTCCGCACGACCGGAGAGCGCGACGGCGAAGTGTCCGTACTCAACGGCAAAGGCGAAGCCGCCCACGCCGCCGGCCGGCCCACCGATGCCGTCACCCACCACGCCGCCGCGCTCAGCATCGCCACACATACCGGCGAGGGCGACCAGCAGGCCCGCGCCCACACCGGCCTCGGCCACGCCCACCGCACCCTCGCCAACTCCGCCCGCGCTCGCCAGTACTACCAGCAAGCCCTGACCCTCTACACCAACCTCGGCATGCCGCAGGCCAACCAGATCCGCACCCACCTCGCAACCGTCGACGACAACAGCACGAACAACAGTTGA
- a CDS encoding NB-ARC domain-containing protein: protein MAVPRSDGGFVGLPDPGQAGSLDELTEGLRVLKVWAGDPSYETIKHRINMSWRTTGRPGGELAKRATVADCFKNGRRRLNTDLVIAVVQALHPDVGYVTQWRQALQVIGGEAQAASQVRVQDTLPPDLAGFTGRATELDQLREALHHSQQNGGAVVISGMAGVGKTQLAVHAGHLLAQDETFDRILFVNLRGFHPGCAQPPADPAAVLDGFLRLLGVPGQQIPHDLPARAAAYRDRLGQTRALVVLDNAAEADQVRPLLADAPGCLTLVTSRRSLTDLIPATHVAVDVFTPDEALRLLFLAVPDVPVGSDPNAPARIARRCGYLPLALGLIAGHIREHPAGH, encoded by the coding sequence ATGGCTGTGCCGCGATCGGATGGTGGGTTCGTCGGGCTGCCGGACCCGGGCCAGGCCGGCAGTCTCGACGAGCTCACCGAAGGGTTGCGGGTGTTGAAGGTCTGGGCCGGTGATCCGTCCTACGAGACGATCAAACATCGCATCAACATGTCCTGGAGAACGACCGGCCGGCCTGGTGGCGAGTTGGCGAAAAGGGCGACGGTCGCGGACTGCTTCAAGAACGGCCGGCGACGCCTCAACACCGACCTCGTGATCGCGGTGGTCCAGGCGTTGCACCCGGACGTGGGGTACGTGACCCAATGGCGGCAGGCGTTGCAGGTCATAGGCGGGGAGGCCCAGGCGGCATCGCAGGTCCGGGTCCAGGACACGCTACCGCCCGACCTGGCCGGGTTCACCGGCCGCGCAACCGAACTGGATCAGCTCCGCGAGGCACTGCACCACAGCCAGCAGAACGGTGGCGCGGTGGTGATTTCCGGGATGGCCGGGGTCGGCAAGACCCAACTCGCAGTCCACGCCGGGCACCTCCTGGCCCAGGACGAGACGTTCGACCGGATCCTGTTCGTCAACCTGCGCGGATTCCACCCGGGCTGTGCCCAACCGCCTGCTGACCCCGCCGCCGTCCTGGACGGCTTCCTTCGCCTGCTCGGGGTGCCCGGCCAGCAGATCCCGCATGACCTGCCCGCCCGCGCCGCCGCCTACCGTGACCGGCTCGGTCAGACCCGTGCTTTGGTGGTGCTGGACAACGCCGCCGAGGCGGATCAGGTCCGGCCGCTGCTCGCCGACGCACCAGGCTGCCTCACCTTGGTCACAAGTCGACGAAGCCTCACCGACCTGATCCCCGCAACCCACGTCGCGGTGGACGTGTTCACTCCCGACGAGGCCCTGCGATTGCTGTTCCTGGCCGTACCCGACGTACCCGTCGGCTCCGACCCGAATGCTCCGGCTCGCATCGCCCGCCGCTGCGGCTACCTACCCTTGGCCCTGGGGCTGATCGCCGGACACATTCGGGAACACCCGGCTGGACATTAA
- a CDS encoding DinB family protein, protein MTRFVQQPDYEGAEFIDLSMASATFREVDLSGARMRGVLLFNADIDGAIDGLRVNGVEVMPLIEAELDRLHPERLRLRPTTPEAMRDAVDVVEELWQATVRRASGLPQEAVYRAVNDEWSLAQTLRHTIFVVDAWYGHAAALRPNPFHPIGVPASFITNGAEFGIDESAAPTLGEILAVRAERIADLRAYLAKVTQEELDRVRGPNTTMGCPRPAERTAVECLQVIFSDEWAHVQFANRDLAILEQEYA, encoded by the coding sequence GTGACGCGATTCGTGCAGCAGCCCGACTACGAGGGTGCGGAGTTCATCGACCTGTCAATGGCCAGCGCGACCTTCCGCGAGGTGGATCTCAGCGGCGCCCGGATGCGTGGCGTGCTGCTGTTCAACGCCGACATCGACGGGGCGATCGACGGGCTGCGCGTTAATGGCGTGGAGGTCATGCCGTTGATCGAGGCCGAGCTGGATCGCCTGCATCCCGAACGGCTGCGACTGCGGCCGACCACACCCGAGGCGATGCGCGATGCGGTGGATGTCGTCGAGGAGCTGTGGCAAGCGACGGTCCGACGTGCCAGTGGGCTGCCGCAGGAAGCCGTCTACAGGGCAGTGAACGACGAATGGTCGCTCGCCCAAACCCTTCGCCACACGATCTTCGTCGTGGACGCGTGGTACGGCCATGCGGCGGCCCTTCGCCCGAATCCGTTCCATCCGATCGGGGTGCCCGCATCGTTCATCACCAACGGCGCCGAGTTTGGCATCGACGAGTCGGCCGCGCCCACCCTCGGTGAGATCCTCGCCGTGCGCGCCGAGCGGATCGCTGATCTGCGCGCGTATCTGGCGAAGGTCACGCAGGAGGAGCTGGACCGGGTGCGGGGGCCGAACACCACGATGGGCTGCCCGCGGCCGGCCGAGCGTACGGCGGTTGAGTGCCTGCAAGTCATTTTCAGCGACGAGTGGGCGCACGTGCAGTTCGCCAACCGTGACCTGGCCATCCTGGAACAGGAGTATGCGTGA
- a CDS encoding RNA polymerase sigma factor, which produces MDDRGLVAAMVAGDPRGLDGAYRRYAPRLYAYCRATLRDADAAADAVQDTFVIAGRRAGQLREPERLLPWLYAIARRECLRQIRDRRRESPAELDDTTADTADLGAGVRAAEVRELVHAAAAGLGDGDREVIELALRHGLSAADIGAVLGVSANHAHARLSRARSQLERALGVLLVARAAACPGLRELVPGWDGRLTPRLRKRLGRHVDGCARCVASRAALLSPAALLTGYVAAPFAVLPAASWRPAGPPDVRLDRDGFAARRRRSTLAAAGAAAAMAMLVVIVLTRPGKTTPPPDLASGSAPPAPSTSASAGPPTLPVAPVAPPPSTAPSAAPPSPAASSSGPSSIPDPTGPLSTPEPDSPTPSTSERRPAFAVTASGDVRCGSDGATYTLFADATANRTMTSSRLYWRPATESAPQSAAMTATTRSTASGSRTGLRHVRIVWWVRGTAADGTTDDSPHRTLANPCSHDIVAATPASRAPSATRRPVSPA; this is translated from the coding sequence ATGGACGACCGTGGGCTTGTGGCGGCGATGGTCGCCGGCGACCCGCGGGGTCTCGACGGCGCCTACCGCCGCTATGCGCCCCGGCTGTACGCGTACTGCCGGGCGACCCTGCGCGACGCGGACGCGGCCGCCGACGCGGTGCAGGACACGTTCGTCATCGCGGGCCGGCGGGCCGGGCAGCTGCGCGAGCCGGAGCGGCTCCTGCCGTGGCTGTACGCGATCGCCCGGCGCGAGTGCCTGCGCCAGATCCGCGACCGGCGGCGCGAGTCGCCCGCCGAGCTCGACGACACCACCGCGGACACCGCCGATCTCGGCGCGGGTGTGCGGGCGGCGGAGGTGCGCGAGCTCGTGCACGCAGCGGCGGCCGGGCTCGGCGACGGCGACCGCGAGGTGATCGAGCTGGCGCTTCGGCATGGACTGTCAGCGGCGGACATCGGCGCGGTGCTCGGCGTCTCCGCCAACCACGCGCACGCCCGCCTGTCCCGGGCCCGTTCCCAGCTGGAGCGCGCGCTCGGCGTGCTGCTCGTCGCGCGGGCGGCGGCCTGCCCGGGGCTGCGGGAGCTGGTCCCCGGGTGGGACGGCCGGCTCACCCCGCGGCTGCGCAAGCGGCTCGGCCGCCACGTCGATGGATGCGCCCGCTGCGTGGCGAGCCGTGCCGCGCTGCTCAGCCCGGCGGCGCTGCTGACCGGGTACGTAGCGGCGCCGTTCGCGGTGCTGCCCGCCGCCTCGTGGCGCCCGGCCGGGCCGCCGGATGTCCGGCTCGACCGCGACGGGTTTGCGGCGCGGCGGCGGCGAAGCACGCTGGCGGCGGCCGGAGCCGCGGCGGCCATGGCGATGCTGGTCGTGATCGTGCTGACCCGGCCCGGGAAGACCACGCCACCGCCCGACCTGGCGAGCGGATCCGCGCCGCCGGCACCGTCCACATCGGCGTCCGCGGGTCCACCGACACTACCGGTCGCACCCGTGGCGCCCCCGCCGTCGACCGCGCCCTCGGCCGCACCGCCCTCACCGGCCGCCTCGTCATCCGGCCCATCATCCATACCGGACCCGACCGGTCCACTGTCCACACCAGAGCCCGACAGCCCGACACCATCCACAAGCGAACGCCGGCCCGCGTTCGCCGTCACGGCGAGCGGGGACGTACGGTGCGGCTCGGACGGGGCGACGTACACGCTCTTCGCCGACGCCACCGCCAACCGCACCATGACCTCGAGTCGTCTCTACTGGCGGCCCGCCACCGAGTCCGCCCCCCAGAGCGCCGCCATGACCGCGACCACGCGCAGCACCGCCAGCGGCAGCCGCACCGGCCTGCGCCACGTACGGATCGTCTGGTGGGTGCGGGGCACGGCGGCCGACGGCACCACCGACGACAGCCCACACCGGACACTTGCCAACCCGTGCAGCCACGACATTGTTGCCGCTACGCCAGCGAGTCGGGCGCCGTCGGCAACGCGGCGGCCGGTCTCGCCGGCCTGA
- a CDS encoding GNAT family N-acetyltransferase, giving the protein MAVMRVRRADVTDALAIAVVHVASSRAAYQGLLPQDDPDSQETGRRREVWERILAEADWPRSATLVADNDDGIVGFADLCPTRDQDADPLTVGEITAIYLLPAVWGAGVGALLMTASVNALGEAGYRQATLWVLETNHRARRFYEANGWLADKAVKQDKTRGVLRTIVRYRRSLG; this is encoded by the coding sequence ATGGCAGTCATGCGGGTTCGTCGTGCCGATGTCACCGACGCGCTGGCGATAGCCGTGGTACACGTGGCCTCATCGCGGGCGGCGTATCAAGGACTGTTGCCCCAGGACGATCCGGACAGTCAGGAAACAGGCCGGCGGCGCGAGGTATGGGAGCGGATCCTGGCCGAAGCGGACTGGCCACGCTCCGCGACGCTGGTGGCTGACAACGACGATGGCATCGTCGGGTTCGCCGATCTGTGCCCGACACGAGACCAGGACGCCGACCCGCTCACGGTCGGCGAGATCACGGCCATCTACCTTCTGCCGGCCGTCTGGGGCGCGGGCGTCGGCGCGCTGCTCATGACAGCGTCCGTCAACGCGCTGGGCGAGGCTGGCTATCGACAGGCGACCCTGTGGGTACTGGAGACAAATCACCGGGCTCGGCGCTTCTACGAAGCGAACGGCTGGCTGGCGGACAAGGCAGTCAAGCAGGACAAGACACGCGGCGTCCTACGGACCATCGTGCGATACCGACGGTCACTCGGCTGA
- a CDS encoding FAD-dependent monooxygenase, whose amino-acid sequence MIEADVIIVGAGPTGLMLAAELRLAGVRPLVLERLPQRRDTPKAGGLGGQILQLLRCRGLLERFEAACTGPVPAPRFPFGGVHLDFTQLADPPMHALPLPQQQLEQLLGERADELGVDIRRGHEVIGVSQDDAAVTVDVRGPDGPYRVIARYLVGCDGARSRVRDWAGIPFPGTTYPEVNRLAQVTLPETVSVRGNGDLDVPGFGTIRAGFTRTGQGLLGVGSSPASKVVSLYTIEDETTEYDDDTPMTVTELQDSIRRVLGADLPVGEPIRLSRFTFKARQAERYRDGRILLAGDAAHLFPATGVALNAGMLDAVNLAWKLAADIHGQAPAGLLDTYHDERHFAGTRTMLHTRAQVALRRGHDPAADALREVFQELLADEQPLRRMGALVAGTDIRYPMPGSHHHALAGTFTPNLTLHTDQGITSVAELMHPARPILLDLADRPDLRRTTRDWQDRVDIHTAKTDQRPADVLLIRPDAHIAWAATLDEPDDTAAPALREALSGWFGTPRIR is encoded by the coding sequence GTGATAGAGGCCGACGTGATCATTGTGGGCGCTGGCCCGACAGGTCTCATGCTGGCTGCTGAACTGCGTTTGGCCGGTGTGCGACCGCTGGTGTTGGAGCGGCTGCCGCAGCGCCGGGACACCCCGAAGGCCGGTGGTCTCGGCGGGCAGATCCTTCAGCTGCTGCGCTGCCGGGGCTTGCTGGAACGATTCGAGGCAGCCTGCACCGGCCCCGTTCCGGCGCCCCGATTCCCGTTCGGCGGTGTGCATCTGGACTTCACCCAGCTGGCGGATCCCCCGATGCACGCCCTGCCGCTGCCGCAACAGCAGCTTGAACAGTTGCTCGGCGAACGCGCCGACGAACTCGGTGTCGACATCCGCCGCGGGCACGAGGTGATCGGGGTGAGCCAGGACGACGCCGCGGTGACCGTGGACGTGCGGGGACCGGATGGGCCGTACCGGGTGATCGCCCGCTACCTCGTGGGTTGTGACGGCGCGCGCAGCCGGGTCCGTGACTGGGCCGGCATTCCGTTCCCCGGCACCACCTATCCCGAGGTCAACCGGCTGGCCCAGGTCACCTTGCCGGAAACGGTGAGCGTGCGCGGCAACGGTGATCTCGATGTCCCCGGCTTCGGCACGATCCGCGCGGGTTTCACCCGGACCGGTCAGGGTCTGCTCGGAGTCGGCTCATCGCCGGCTTCCAAGGTCGTCTCCCTCTACACGATCGAAGACGAGACCACCGAATACGACGACGACACACCGATGACCGTAACCGAACTCCAGGACAGCATCCGCCGGGTACTCGGCGCGGATCTGCCGGTGGGAGAACCGATTCGGCTGTCACGGTTCACCTTCAAGGCTCGGCAGGCCGAACGATACCGTGACGGGCGCATCCTGCTGGCCGGTGATGCGGCGCATCTGTTCCCCGCCACCGGTGTGGCACTCAACGCCGGCATGCTCGACGCGGTCAACCTGGCCTGGAAGCTGGCCGCCGACATCCACGGCCAGGCGCCGGCCGGCCTGTTGGACACTTACCACGACGAACGCCACTTCGCCGGCACCCGCACCATGCTGCACACCCGAGCTCAGGTGGCACTGCGGCGCGGGCACGACCCGGCCGCTGACGCGCTCCGGGAAGTCTTCCAGGAACTGCTCGCCGACGAGCAGCCGCTGCGCCGGATGGGAGCGCTGGTCGCCGGCACCGACATCCGCTACCCGATGCCCGGCTCCCACCACCACGCGTTGGCCGGCACCTTCACCCCCAACCTCACCCTGCACACCGACCAGGGCATCACCAGCGTCGCGGAACTCATGCACCCCGCACGGCCCATCCTCCTCGACCTCGCCGACCGCCCAGACCTTCGCCGGACCACCCGAGACTGGCAGGATCGCGTCGACATCCACACCGCCAAAACCGATCAGCGACCGGCTGACGTCCTGCTGATCCGTCCGGACGCCCACATCGCCTGGGCCGCAACCCTCGACGAACCTGACGACACCGCCGCGCCCGCGCTGCGAGAAGCACTCTCCGGCTGGTTCGGCACACCCCGCATCAGGTAA
- a CDS encoding alpha/beta fold hydrolase: MLRFRSWDGTDLAYRVVGSGPPLVCVPGGPGQAVEYLGELGGLSDHRTLILLDNRGTGASRAPRDPTTYQVDRLVEDVEALRGHLGLDRIDLFGHSASGGICLLYAAEHPHRLDRLVLIDPSLRVVGIQSDLGVDEVLARREHEPWYADAVAALRAEATSPQDLERYRWLSAPLLYGRWDAAAQAQAAAEPAQFAQPATDGFYTGFEPDPTLPKRLAALTVPVLLVVGEYDIWPTSAAVRDLAALLHNADLAVLPRAGHFPWVDDPATFAATVEAFLARRAAPPAT, translated from the coding sequence ATGCTGCGTTTTCGCTCCTGGGACGGCACGGACCTGGCATATCGGGTGGTCGGCTCAGGTCCGCCCCTGGTGTGCGTCCCGGGTGGTCCGGGTCAGGCCGTCGAGTACCTCGGTGAGTTGGGCGGTCTCAGCGATCACCGGACGTTGATCCTGCTGGACAACCGCGGCACGGGCGCGTCGCGGGCCCCGCGGGATCCCACGACGTACCAGGTCGACCGGCTCGTCGAGGACGTCGAGGCGCTGCGCGGCCACCTTGGGCTGGATCGGATTGACCTGTTTGGACACTCGGCGAGCGGTGGGATCTGCCTGTTGTACGCGGCCGAGCATCCGCACCGGCTCGACCGTCTTGTGCTGATCGATCCGTCCCTGCGCGTGGTTGGTATCCAGTCCGACCTTGGCGTGGACGAGGTGCTGGCCCGACGGGAGCATGAGCCGTGGTACGCCGACGCGGTCGCCGCCCTGCGCGCCGAGGCCACATCGCCGCAGGACCTGGAGCGGTACCGCTGGCTGTCGGCGCCGCTGCTGTATGGGCGGTGGGACGCCGCGGCCCAGGCGCAGGCCGCCGCCGAGCCCGCCCAATTCGCCCAGCCGGCCACGGACGGGTTCTACACCGGCTTCGAACCGGACCCGACGCTGCCGAAACGGCTCGCGGCGCTCACGGTGCCGGTGCTGTTGGTGGTCGGTGAGTACGACATCTGGCCAACGTCCGCGGCCGTACGCGACCTGGCCGCCCTTCTCCACAACGCCGACCTGGCGGTGCTGCCCAGAGCCGGGCACTTCCCTTGGGTGGACGACCCAGCCACCTTCGCGGCGACTGTGGAGGCATTCCTCGCCCGCCGCGCGGCACCGCCCGCTACCTAG
- a CDS encoding trypco2 family protein, whose protein sequence is MEELGLAAALEALRDELESAWRSGEGRSVRFRASEVTLTVETVARLDRDGSGKVRWYVVEAGAGVRSGNERTQTLVLTMTPQLHDGDDGSPGPLDISGDQPAPGR, encoded by the coding sequence GTGGAGGAACTAGGGCTCGCGGCGGCGTTGGAAGCCTTGCGCGACGAGTTGGAGTCCGCGTGGCGATCGGGTGAGGGGCGCAGCGTGCGGTTCCGCGCCAGCGAGGTGACGCTGACCGTGGAGACCGTGGCCAGGCTGGACAGGGACGGCTCCGGCAAGGTCCGTTGGTACGTGGTCGAGGCCGGCGCTGGCGTGCGTTCCGGCAACGAGCGGACACAGACCCTGGTCTTGACGATGACGCCGCAGCTGCACGACGGCGACGACGGTTCGCCGGGTCCCTTGGACATCTCAGGCGACCAGCCCGCACCGGGCCGGTAG
- a CDS encoding S41 family peptidase, with translation MRRDFDTSLGGAPRVELLGGGVAVVELAPMLFPLEWAAEPLSAALTLASRAQALIVDLRANRGGDPDTVAFICSYLLDERTHLNTMYWRDGERSEQSWSLPHVPGARFGGSKPLYVLSSDNTFSAAEELAYDLQQLGRAVVVGERTRGGAHPCKGWTVHPHLETTVPTGRAINPVSGANWEGTGVQPDVPCTAAESLDQAHALALGRLAG, from the coding sequence ATGCGCCGGGACTTCGACACCTCGCTGGGCGGTGCGCCCCGGGTGGAGTTGCTCGGCGGAGGGGTCGCCGTGGTGGAGCTGGCGCCGATGCTGTTTCCGCTCGAGTGGGCCGCCGAACCGCTGAGCGCCGCGCTCACCCTGGCCTCCCGCGCCCAGGCGCTGATCGTGGACCTTCGCGCCAACCGGGGTGGCGACCCGGACACGGTCGCCTTCATCTGCAGTTACCTATTGGACGAGCGCACTCACCTCAACACCATGTACTGGCGCGACGGCGAGCGCAGCGAGCAGTCCTGGAGCCTGCCGCACGTTCCCGGCGCGCGCTTCGGTGGCAGCAAACCGTTGTATGTATTGTCCAGTGACAACACCTTCTCTGCCGCTGAGGAGCTGGCGTACGACCTGCAGCAACTCGGCCGCGCCGTGGTCGTCGGCGAGCGCACCCGCGGCGGCGCCCATCCGTGCAAGGGCTGGACCGTGCACCCACACCTGGAAACCACCGTCCCCACTGGCCGCGCCATCAACCCCGTCTCCGGCGCGAACTGGGAGGGCACCGGTGTGCAGCCGGACGTCCCTTGCACTGCTGCTGAGTCCCTCGACCAGGCGCACGCACTGGCCCTCGGTCGACTGGCAGGCTAA